In Salinibacterium sp. ZJ70, one DNA window encodes the following:
- a CDS encoding sensor histidine kinase, with protein sequence MSTVRPVAWSRPAPDRRGRLVDVALAGFLFLDSILSQQLYRVAGVNANPADGITTILLLAAVTLPLAWRRTHPVAVGAAVSIAFIAVGELGVPEFLVTNIALFAAIYAIGAWESRRRVAMIARAAIVSVMAGWLFVSLFRTATDPDAADGLSRAGAFSPLVAYLLLNILINALYFGGAWWFGERAFASARQTAELEERTRELEEARELAASQAVALDRVRIARELHDAVAHHVSVIGIQAGAARTVLTSDPDAASAALQTIESTTRETIAELHGMLTTLRDSDDSHVASFGIERIGDLVHASTEAGIPTAFTTVGEPVSVPQIASVNLYRIAQEALTNVRKHAGPHAIADVRVRYGADHVELEVSNTGGPTAARLPGGLGQLGMRERVAASGGVLEVGPRSRGGYLVRARIPLPEAVS encoded by the coding sequence CCCGACCGCCGCGGCCGTCTCGTCGACGTCGCTCTCGCCGGATTCCTGTTCCTCGACAGCATCCTCAGCCAGCAGCTGTACCGCGTCGCTGGGGTGAACGCGAATCCCGCGGATGGCATCACGACGATCCTGCTGCTCGCCGCCGTCACCCTGCCGCTCGCCTGGCGACGCACGCACCCCGTGGCCGTGGGTGCCGCTGTCTCGATCGCGTTCATCGCGGTGGGCGAGCTCGGGGTGCCCGAGTTCCTGGTGACGAACATCGCGCTGTTCGCCGCGATCTATGCGATCGGCGCGTGGGAGTCCCGGCGGCGGGTCGCGATGATCGCTCGCGCGGCCATCGTCTCCGTCATGGCGGGGTGGCTCTTCGTGAGCCTCTTCCGCACGGCCACCGACCCCGATGCCGCTGACGGGCTCTCCCGCGCCGGCGCGTTCTCGCCCCTCGTGGCGTACCTGCTGCTCAACATCCTCATCAATGCCCTCTACTTCGGGGGCGCGTGGTGGTTCGGCGAGCGGGCGTTCGCGTCCGCTCGGCAGACGGCCGAGCTCGAGGAGCGCACACGCGAACTCGAGGAGGCGCGCGAGCTTGCGGCCTCCCAGGCCGTCGCGCTCGACCGGGTGCGCATCGCGCGCGAACTGCACGACGCCGTCGCGCACCATGTGAGCGTCATCGGGATCCAGGCGGGTGCTGCGCGCACGGTGCTGACGAGCGACCCGGATGCGGCGAGCGCCGCCCTGCAGACCATCGAATCCACGACCCGCGAGACGATCGCCGAGCTGCACGGAATGCTGACGACGCTCCGCGACAGCGACGATTCGCATGTGGCCTCGTTCGGGATCGAGCGCATCGGCGATCTCGTGCACGCGTCGACCGAGGCGGGCATCCCCACCGCGTTCACGACCGTCGGCGAGCCGGTCTCCGTTCCGCAGATCGCGAGCGTCAACCTGTACCGCATCGCGCAGGAGGCCCTCACGAACGTGCGCAAGCACGCCGGCCCCCACGCGATCGCCGATGTGCGGGTGCGGTACGGCGCCGACCACGTGGAGCTCGAGGTGTCCAACACGGGAGGGCCGACCGCGGCCCGCCTGCCCGGCGGACTCGGCCAGCTCGGGATGCGGGAGCGCGTCGCCGCATCCGGCGGCGTGCTCGAGGTGGGGCCGAGAAGCCGCGGCGGCTACCTCGTGCGCGCCCGCATCCCCCTCCCGGAGGCCGTCTCATGA
- a CDS encoding response regulator transcription factor, whose protein sequence is MTRVLLVDDQALVRTGFRVILSAQPGIEVVGEASDGLEGVTLAFALSPDVVCMDVQMPGIDGLEATRRITAEPDAPAVLVLTTFDRDDYLFQALEAGASGFLLKTSSPEQLVDAVRVLASGDALLSPAVTRRVIERFAAVPAAAPTATDPEVEGLTEREADVFRLLADGLSNAEIAEQLYVGEATVKTHVSNILLKLGVRDRVQAVVRAHRSGFVRA, encoded by the coding sequence ATGACCCGCGTTCTGCTCGTCGACGATCAGGCGCTCGTGCGCACAGGCTTCCGGGTGATCCTCTCCGCGCAGCCTGGCATCGAGGTCGTCGGGGAGGCATCCGACGGGCTCGAAGGGGTGACTCTCGCCTTCGCGCTCTCGCCGGATGTCGTCTGCATGGATGTGCAGATGCCGGGGATCGACGGCCTCGAGGCGACGCGCCGGATCACGGCCGAGCCGGATGCACCCGCCGTGCTGGTGCTCACGACCTTCGATCGCGACGACTATCTGTTCCAGGCGCTCGAAGCGGGTGCCTCCGGATTCCTGCTCAAGACCTCGAGCCCCGAACAGCTCGTCGACGCGGTTCGCGTGCTCGCTTCGGGGGACGCGCTGCTGTCGCCCGCGGTCACCCGCCGCGTCATCGAGCGGTTCGCGGCCGTCCCCGCGGCCGCCCCCACGGCGACCGACCCGGAGGTGGAGGGACTCACCGAACGCGAGGCCGACGTCTTCCGGCTGCTCGCCGACGGCCTCTCGAACGCGGAGATCGCCGAGCAGCTCTACGTGGGCGAGGCGACGGTGAAGACGCACGTCTCGAACATCCTGCTGAAGCTCGGCGTGCGCGATCGCGTGCAGGCCGTGGTGCGCGCGCACCGTTCGGGCTTCGTGCGCGCCTGA
- a CDS encoding ABC transporter ATP-binding protein, which yields MLEIRDVTKSYGTRRVLDGVSFDVAPGRMTGFVGGNGAGKTTTMRIILGVLDADSGSVTLNGEPLGPLGRRRFGYMPEERGLYPKMKLAEQLVYLARLHGLTAEDARRNTDELLARLSLSERAGDTVEKLSLGNQQRAQIAAALVHDPDVLILDEPFSGLDPMAVDVVVEVLADRARSGVPVLFSSHQLDIVERLCDDLVIIADGTIRAVGPRAELRERHSTLRYQLQTDGDAGWLRDVPGVTVIEADGGYGLFEVDEIGTASAVLRDAVSRADVTDFSRQQPTLSQIFKEVIR from the coding sequence GTGCTCGAGATCCGAGACGTCACCAAGAGCTACGGCACGAGGCGTGTGCTCGATGGAGTGTCGTTCGATGTGGCCCCCGGCCGCATGACGGGCTTCGTCGGCGGAAACGGCGCCGGCAAGACCACCACCATGCGCATCATCCTGGGTGTGCTCGACGCCGACAGCGGCAGCGTGACGCTGAACGGCGAACCGCTCGGTCCGCTCGGACGCCGTCGCTTCGGCTACATGCCCGAGGAGCGCGGCCTCTACCCCAAGATGAAGCTCGCCGAACAGCTCGTGTACCTGGCGCGCCTGCACGGCCTCACCGCCGAGGATGCGCGACGCAACACCGATGAGCTGCTCGCGCGCCTCTCGCTCAGCGAGCGCGCGGGCGACACCGTCGAGAAGCTCTCGCTCGGCAACCAGCAGCGCGCGCAGATCGCCGCCGCGCTGGTGCACGACCCCGACGTGCTCATCCTCGACGAGCCGTTCAGCGGCCTCGACCCGATGGCGGTCGACGTCGTCGTCGAGGTGCTCGCCGACCGTGCCCGCTCGGGCGTGCCCGTGCTGTTCTCGAGCCACCAGCTCGACATCGTCGAGCGCCTCTGCGACGACCTCGTCATCATCGCCGACGGCACCATCCGCGCAGTCGGCCCTCGCGCCGAACTGCGCGAGCGCCACTCCACGCTCCGCTACCAGCTGCAGACCGACGGCGACGCCGGATGGCTTCGCGACGTGCCTGGCGTCACCGTGATCGAGGCCGACGGCGGCTACGGGCTCTTCGAGGTCGACGAGATCGGCACCGCATCCGCCGTGCTCCGCGACGCCGTCTCGCGCGCAGACGTCACCGACTTCTCCCGCCAGCAGCCCACCCTCTCCCAGATCTTCAAGGAAGTGATCCGATGA